A genomic window from Enoplosus armatus isolate fEnoArm2 chromosome 18, fEnoArm2.hap1, whole genome shotgun sequence includes:
- the hsdl2 gene encoding hydroxysteroid dehydrogenase-like protein 2 isoform X2 — translation MLQNTGKLAGCTLFITGASRGIGKAIALKAARDGANIIIAAKTAEPHPKLPGTIYTAAQEVEAAGGKALACVVDIRDEQQIGEAVQKAVDKFGAYTMAKYGMSMCVLGMAEEFRGQIAVNALWPRTAIQTAAMDMLGGDGVGKQCRTVDIIADAAYAILSRPKDYTGHFLVDEDILKEQGVQDFDQYAVQPGHPLLPDFFLDDAPETLVEQMEQHGATPAFKQPSSSATPPSSGPIENTFDVIRGVLNEDVVKSTQGIYQFDLSGEHGGVWFLDLKSGSGTAGQGQPPAKADVVMTMDSNDFSKMFAGKLKPTMAFMSGKLRIKGDMTLAIKLEKLMGRMNKAKL, via the exons ATGCTGCAGAACACAGG gaagTTAGCTGGCTGCACGCTATTCATCACTGGAGCAAGTCGAGGAATTGGTAAAGCCATCGCTCTCAAAGCTGCCAGAGATGGAGCCAACATCATCATCGCCGCCAAGACCGCCGAACCCCACCCCAAACTACCAGGAACCATCTACACCGCTGCTCAGGAGG tggaGGCGGCGGGTGGGAAAGCGTTGGCCTGTGTCGTCGACATTCGTGATGAGCAGCAGATTGGAGAAGCTGTTCAGAAAGCTGTCGACAAGTTCGGAG cgtACACGATGGCGAAGTACGGCATGTCCATGTGTGTCCTGGGAATGGCTGAGGAGTTCAGAGGTCAAATTGCTGTCAATGCCCTCTGGCCTAGAACTG CGATCCAGACAGCAGCCATGGACATGTTGGGTGGAGACGGCGTTGGTAAACAGTGTCGTACAGTTGACATCATAGCGGACGCTGCCTACGCCATTCTGTCCAGACCGAAGGACTACACAGGTCACTTCCTGGTGGACGAGGACATCCTGAAAGAGCAGGGAGTCCAAGACTTTGATCAGTATGCCGTCCAACCAG GTCATCCTTTGCTGCCAGACTTCTTCCTGGACGATGCACCAGAGACACTGGTCGAACAGATGGAGCAACACG GGGCGACCCCAGCCTTCAAACAACCTTCATCATCGGCCACACCTCCCTCCAGTGGACCAATAGAAAACACGTTTGATGTCATCAGGGGAGTCCTCAACGAAGATGTCGTAAAGTCGACGCAGGGCATTTATCAGTTCGACCTATCAG GAGAACATGGGGGAGTTTGGTTTCTGGACTTAAAGAGTGGCTCTGGCACGGCAGGGCAGGGCCAGCCACCAGCCAAAGCTGACGTTGTCATGACGATGGACTCCAACGACTTCAGCAAGATGTTTGCAG GGAAGCTGAAGCCCACGATGGCCTTCATGTCGGGGAAGCTGCGGATCAAAGGCGACATGACACTCGCCATCAAACTGGAGAAACTGATGGGCCGCATGAACAAGGCCAAACTGTGA
- the hsdl2 gene encoding hydroxysteroid dehydrogenase-like protein 2 isoform X1 — protein MLQNTGKLAGCTLFITGASRGIGKAIALKAARDGANIIIAAKTAEPHPKLPGTIYTAAQEVEAAGGKALACVVDIRDEQQIGEAVQKAVDKFGGIDILVNNASAISLTGTLETPMKKVDLMLGINLRGTYLTSKLVIPHLLKSRSPHILNLSPPLNLNPVWFKNHTAYTMAKYGMSMCVLGMAEEFRGQIAVNALWPRTAIQTAAMDMLGGDGVGKQCRTVDIIADAAYAILSRPKDYTGHFLVDEDILKEQGVQDFDQYAVQPGHPLLPDFFLDDAPETLVEQMEQHGATPAFKQPSSSATPPSSGPIENTFDVIRGVLNEDVVKSTQGIYQFDLSGEHGGVWFLDLKSGSGTAGQGQPPAKADVVMTMDSNDFSKMFAGKLKPTMAFMSGKLRIKGDMTLAIKLEKLMGRMNKAKL, from the exons ATGCTGCAGAACACAGG gaagTTAGCTGGCTGCACGCTATTCATCACTGGAGCAAGTCGAGGAATTGGTAAAGCCATCGCTCTCAAAGCTGCCAGAGATGGAGCCAACATCATCATCGCCGCCAAGACCGCCGAACCCCACCCCAAACTACCAGGAACCATCTACACCGCTGCTCAGGAGG tggaGGCGGCGGGTGGGAAAGCGTTGGCCTGTGTCGTCGACATTCGTGATGAGCAGCAGATTGGAGAAGCTGTTCAGAAAGCTGTCGACAAGTTCGGAG GAATCGACATCCTGGTGAACAACGCCAGCGCCATCAGTCTGACAGGAACTCTGGAGACGCCCATGAAGAAGGTGGACCTGATGCTGGGAATCAACCTGAGAGGAACTTACCTGAC GTCTAAGCTGGTCATCCCTCACCTGCTGAAGAGTCGTAGTCCTCACATCCTGAACCTGTCGCCTCCGCTCAACCTCAACCCTGTCTGGTTCAAGAACCACACAG cgtACACGATGGCGAAGTACGGCATGTCCATGTGTGTCCTGGGAATGGCTGAGGAGTTCAGAGGTCAAATTGCTGTCAATGCCCTCTGGCCTAGAACTG CGATCCAGACAGCAGCCATGGACATGTTGGGTGGAGACGGCGTTGGTAAACAGTGTCGTACAGTTGACATCATAGCGGACGCTGCCTACGCCATTCTGTCCAGACCGAAGGACTACACAGGTCACTTCCTGGTGGACGAGGACATCCTGAAAGAGCAGGGAGTCCAAGACTTTGATCAGTATGCCGTCCAACCAG GTCATCCTTTGCTGCCAGACTTCTTCCTGGACGATGCACCAGAGACACTGGTCGAACAGATGGAGCAACACG GGGCGACCCCAGCCTTCAAACAACCTTCATCATCGGCCACACCTCCCTCCAGTGGACCAATAGAAAACACGTTTGATGTCATCAGGGGAGTCCTCAACGAAGATGTCGTAAAGTCGACGCAGGGCATTTATCAGTTCGACCTATCAG GAGAACATGGGGGAGTTTGGTTTCTGGACTTAAAGAGTGGCTCTGGCACGGCAGGGCAGGGCCAGCCACCAGCCAAAGCTGACGTTGTCATGACGATGGACTCCAACGACTTCAGCAAGATGTTTGCAG GGAAGCTGAAGCCCACGATGGCCTTCATGTCGGGGAAGCTGCGGATCAAAGGCGACATGACACTCGCCATCAAACTGGAGAAACTGATGGGCCGCATGAACAAGGCCAAACTGTGA